Proteins co-encoded in one Oncorhynchus kisutch isolate 150728-3 linkage group LG1, Okis_V2, whole genome shotgun sequence genomic window:
- the LOC109901499 gene encoding protransforming growth factor alpha-like yields the protein MMNRAFWDVIFLITGSLFTYGTGQDNSTIATNSTMTTTPPVTTTTVNIMLFSTTTSTITTTNLPVKKFVAAAVRSHFDDCPDSHSHFCFHGTCRFLILEETPACVCHQGFVGMRCEHADLLAVVATNHRQQTVATALVLCVIGCVLTMLLCTLLHCWWRRDGLGRRHRLHCAPEKQDSRLKGRGPCCHSESVV from the exons GGTCCCTCTTTACCTATGGAACCGGACAGGATAATTCTACTATTGCTACTAATTCTACTATGACCACCACCCCTCCTGTGACTACTACCACTGTAAACATTATGCTATTTTCTACCACTACCAGCACCATTACTACAACCAACCTTCCAGTTAAaa AGTTTGTGGCAGCAGCTGTTCGATCACACTTCGATGACTGTCCTGACTCGCACAGCCACTTCTGTTTCCATGGCACCTGTCGTTTCCTGATTCTGGAGGAGACCCCTGCATGTGT GTGTCACCAGGGCTTTGTAGGGATGCGATGCGAGCACGCCGACCTGCTAGCCGTGGTGGCCACCAATCACAGGCAACAGACAGTTGCCACGGCGCTAGTGCTGTGTGTGATTGGCTGTGTCTTGACGATGCTTCTCTGTACACTTTTACA TTGCTGGTGGAGGCGGGACGGTTTGGGGCGGAGGCACAGACTCCACTGTGCCCCAGAGAAACAAGACAGTAGGCTGAAGGGCCGAGGTCCCTGCTGTCACTCTGAAAGTG TGGTTTGA